ACATTGTACCAAGTGCAAATATACCGACTGCGTGGAGGTCTGCCCTGTGGAGGCCTTTCACGAAGGGCCGGAGATGCTCTATATCAACCCCGACACCTGCATCGACTGCAACGCCTGTGTGCCGGTCTGTCCTGTGGAGGCCATCTATGCGGATGTTCAGGTGCCGGAAC
The window above is part of the Deltaproteobacteria bacterium genome. Proteins encoded here:
- a CDS encoding ferredoxin family protein, with the translated sequence MTYVVTEHCTKCKYTDCVEVCPVEAFHEGPEMLYINPDTCIDCNACVPVCPVEAIYADVQVPERYKSWTQINADESKIRPIIAQKKDSLPGALTLEQWKAKDASGG